In Chloroflexota bacterium, a single window of DNA contains:
- a CDS encoding DUF3524 domain-containing protein: protein MRVVLLEPYFTGSHRAWAEGYQAASREHAIEIWPMEGRFWKWRMHGAALELASRCQGMEQDPDLLLVTDMVNLPYFLGLTRPRFADTPIAAYFHETQLSYPLAPAASHDLTYGFMNFMTGLCADWVFFNSAFHREQFFDELPRLLKHFPDYNHLETVPQLRAKSSVLPVGCDLRRLDAARESAPPRTRPPLVLWNQRWEYDKQPEVFFRALAILAEEGVPFRLALAGENFRQKPQEFLQAKEAFAGRLVHYGHADADEYARLLWQADVVVSTAIHEFFGIAIVESIYCGAWPLLPKRLVYPELIPPSLHETHLYEDFEDLVRRLRQILLNPTPPAPALREAMRRYDWACMAPEYDRALTAVHEARASDRNRE, encoded by the coding sequence ATGCGGGTTGTTTTGCTGGAGCCGTATTTCACCGGTTCGCACCGCGCATGGGCCGAGGGGTATCAGGCGGCCAGCCGCGAGCATGCGATTGAGATTTGGCCCATGGAAGGCCGCTTCTGGAAGTGGCGGATGCACGGGGCCGCGCTTGAACTGGCCAGCCGATGCCAGGGCATGGAGCAGGATCCGGACTTGCTCCTGGTTACGGACATGGTGAATCTGCCCTACTTTCTCGGCCTGACCCGCCCGCGCTTCGCCGACACGCCCATCGCCGCGTACTTCCACGAGACCCAGTTGTCGTATCCCCTGGCGCCGGCAGCCAGCCACGATTTGACCTACGGGTTCATGAACTTCATGACGGGGCTGTGCGCCGACTGGGTTTTCTTCAACTCGGCGTTTCACCGCGAGCAGTTCTTTGACGAACTCCCCAGGCTGCTGAAGCATTTTCCCGATTACAACCACCTGGAGACGGTTCCGCAACTTCGGGCCAAATCCAGCGTCCTGCCCGTTGGGTGCGATCTGCGGCGGCTGGACGCCGCTCGGGAGAGCGCGCCGCCCCGCACCCGCCCGCCGCTGGTGTTGTGGAATCAGCGATGGGAATACGACAAGCAGCCTGAAGTCTTCTTCCGGGCGCTTGCCATCCTCGCCGAGGAAGGCGTGCCCTTCCGCCTGGCCCTGGCCGGTGAGAACTTCCGCCAGAAGCCGCAGGAGTTCCTGCAGGCGAAAGAGGCCTTTGCCGGCCGCCTTGTCCACTACGGCCACGCGGACGCGGACGAGTACGCGCGGCTCCTCTGGCAGGCGGATGTGGTGGTCAGCACAGCCATCCACGAGTTCTTCGGCATCGCCATCGTGGAGAGCATCTACTGTGGGGCGTGGCCGCTGTTGCCCAAGCGGCTTGTGTACCCGGAGTTGATTCCCCCGTCCCTGCACGAGACGCATCTGTACGAGGACTTTGAGGACTTGGTGCGGCGGTTGCGCCAGATTCTGCTGAACCCCACGCCGCCCGCGCCGGCCTTGCGCGAGGCCATGCGGCGATACGATTGGGCGTGCATGGCCCCGGAATATGACCGCGCGCTGACCGCCGTGCACGAGGCGCGGGCTTCCGATCGTAACCGCGAATAA
- the gyrA gene encoding DNA gyrase subunit A, giving the protein MEIGTVRQVDIEREMEQAYLDYAMSVIVSRALPDVRDGLKPVQRRILYAMHDMGLKPDKPYKKSARIVGEVLGKYHPHGDAAVYDAMVRMAQDFSMRAVLVDGQGNFGSIDGDGAAAMRYTEARLAVIAQELLADIDKDTVDFVPNFDGTLTEPAVLPSALPNLLVNGASGIAVGMATNIPPHNLGEVCDALIYMIDHWKDVEDISTSDLLQFIQGPDFPTGGIVYRYAEDRATGERVDALESAYAVGKGRFTVQAKAHVEEMTRGRNRIVVTELPYQVNKAHLVERIAELVRDGRIEGISDLRDESDRQGLRVVIELTRTADPREVLSALFKLTPMQATFGVSMLALVDGEPRMLSLKKALHLFLEHRREIVTRRSRYDLEKAKLRAHILEGILIALANLDEVIAIIRKSQTAETALANLRKRFKLTEIQAQAILDTQLRRLAALERKKIEEEYAEKKKLIAYLEDLLAHPKKILGVIRSELAALKARYADPRRTQIIQQEKRDLTTRDLVAEQDVVIVASASGRLRTFPAEPTADLARQLGDEIPVALAKGNTRDDLLVCTADGQGYALPVHLLPVGDRSAWVSLADLCSLPKTESIVALVCPKADDEGRLQGYLTLVTRRGKIKRLAADDLKSIRGSGILIGLDEGDEVVNAFLTDGSQEVIVCTAQGQGIRFAEEEVRPMGLAAGGVLAMKLAEGNSVIGAMPVSVADGQVAILAHLGYGKRIALKDFPAQKRYGAGVVVAKVTARTGPLACAVAVGGGETLWVRTSAAKGYPLKAADLPLMARAAQGKTVLTLRKAELVEGIVALGAATTEPTPQRKRKPKAAAAPASRTPAKKARAKKGAPQATEKPAKTAKKPAKGRQSTAPATEKKTAQAKAAKAPSAATAKPAKPKAARKSPATKQATKPAPTEAMPTREEAKPPAAPETSAAQPKPAQAPKKKAPKPASAGRAAKKKPVRSVPGTDKKSGK; this is encoded by the coding sequence GTGCTCGTGGACGGCCAGGGGAACTTCGGCTCCATTGACGGCGATGGCGCTGCCGCCATGCGCTACACCGAGGCCCGCCTCGCCGTCATCGCGCAGGAACTCCTCGCCGACATAGACAAGGACACGGTGGACTTCGTCCCCAACTTTGACGGCACGCTCACCGAGCCCGCTGTCCTCCCGTCGGCCCTGCCGAACCTGCTGGTCAACGGCGCGTCGGGCATCGCCGTGGGCATGGCCACCAACATCCCGCCCCACAACCTCGGCGAGGTCTGCGACGCCCTCATCTACATGATTGACCACTGGAAGGACGTAGAAGACATCTCCACCAGCGACCTGTTGCAGTTCATTCAGGGGCCCGATTTCCCCACCGGCGGCATCGTGTACCGCTACGCGGAAGACCGCGCCACCGGCGAGCGCGTGGACGCCCTGGAGAGCGCCTACGCCGTGGGCAAGGGCCGCTTCACCGTGCAGGCGAAGGCCCACGTGGAAGAGATGACGCGGGGGCGCAACCGCATCGTCGTAACCGAACTCCCCTATCAGGTGAACAAGGCGCACCTGGTGGAGCGCATCGCCGAACTGGTGCGCGATGGGCGCATAGAGGGTATCTCCGACCTCCGCGACGAGTCCGACCGTCAGGGCCTCCGCGTCGTCATAGAACTCACGCGCACCGCAGACCCGCGCGAGGTGCTGTCGGCCCTGTTCAAACTCACGCCCATGCAGGCCACCTTCGGCGTGAGCATGTTGGCGCTGGTGGACGGCGAGCCGCGCATGTTGTCCCTGAAGAAGGCGCTCCACCTCTTCCTGGAGCATCGCCGCGAAATCGTAACCCGTCGGAGCCGCTATGACCTGGAAAAGGCCAAACTCCGCGCCCACATCCTGGAAGGAATCCTCATCGCCCTGGCCAACCTGGACGAAGTTATCGCCATCATACGCAAGAGCCAGACGGCCGAGACCGCCCTCGCCAACCTGCGCAAGCGGTTCAAACTCACGGAGATTCAGGCGCAAGCCATCCTGGACACCCAGTTGCGTCGCCTGGCGGCCCTGGAACGCAAGAAGATTGAAGAGGAATACGCCGAGAAGAAGAAACTCATCGCCTACCTGGAAGACCTCCTCGCGCACCCCAAGAAGATTCTGGGCGTCATACGGAGCGAACTGGCGGCCCTGAAGGCGCGGTACGCCGACCCCCGCCGCACGCAGATCATCCAGCAGGAGAAACGCGACCTCACCACGCGCGACCTCGTCGCGGAACAAGACGTGGTCATCGTCGCCTCGGCCTCGGGACGATTGCGTACGTTTCCCGCCGAGCCGACCGCCGACCTGGCCCGCCAACTCGGAGACGAAATACCCGTGGCCCTTGCCAAAGGCAACACCCGCGACGACCTGCTGGTATGCACCGCGGACGGCCAGGGCTACGCTCTCCCCGTGCACCTGCTGCCCGTCGGCGACCGCTCGGCGTGGGTTTCCCTGGCCGACCTGTGCTCCCTCCCCAAGACCGAATCCATCGTCGCCCTCGTGTGCCCCAAGGCCGACGACGAAGGCCGCCTGCAGGGCTACCTCACGCTGGTTACCCGCCGCGGCAAGATCAAGCGCCTGGCCGCCGATGACCTCAAGAGCATTCGCGGCAGCGGCATCCTCATCGGCCTGGACGAAGGCGACGAGGTTGTCAACGCGTTCCTGACCGATGGCTCACAGGAGGTCATCGTCTGCACGGCCCAAGGGCAGGGCATTCGCTTTGCCGAGGAAGAGGTGAGGCCCATGGGTTTGGCCGCCGGTGGCGTTCTGGCCATGAAACTGGCGGAGGGCAATAGCGTTATCGGAGCAATGCCCGTATCTGTCGCCGATGGCCAGGTCGCCATCCTCGCGCACCTCGGCTACGGCAAGCGGATCGCGCTCAAAGACTTCCCCGCCCAGAAGCGCTACGGCGCTGGCGTGGTCGTGGCCAAGGTTACCGCCAGGACAGGCCCTCTCGCCTGCGCAGTTGCCGTCGGCGGGGGCGAGACGCTATGGGTGAGAACCTCGGCGGCCAAAGGGTACCCGCTGAAAGCGGCGGATTTGCCCCTCATGGCGCGCGCAGCCCAGGGCAAGACCGTGCTGACCCTGCGCAAGGCCGAACTGGTGGAGGGCATCGTCGCGCTGGGAGCGGCAACGACGGAACCCACGCCACAACGCAAGCGCAAACCCAAGGCCGCGGCAGCACCGGCATCGCGCACGCCGGCCAAGAAAGCGCGTGCCAAGAAGGGCGCACCGCAGGCGACCGAGAAGCCCGCCAAAACCGCCAAGAAGCCGGCGAAGGGACGTCAGTCCACGGCGCCAGCCACAGAGAAGAAGACCGCCCAGGCGAAAGCGGCCAAAGCCCCATCAGCGGCCACGGCCAAGCCCGCAAAGCCCAAGGCCGCCCGCAAGTCGCCCGCGACGAAGCAGGCGACCAAACCCGCGCCGACCGAGGCCATGCCCACGCGAGAAGAGGCCAAGCCGCCGGCCGCGCCGGAAACAAGCGCCGCCCAACCCAAACCCGCCCAGGCGCCCAAGAAGAAAGCGCCCAAGCCTGCCAGCGCGGGTCGCGCCGCCAAGAAGAAGCCGGTGCGAAGCGTACCGGGGACGGACAAAAAGTCCGGCAAGTGA